ccttaatgattctatgtttcccttcttccttgtGCTGCTCacaatttctttctgttttcacaggGAAGTTTTCAAAGCCAAACATCGTCAGACGGGCAAGAAAGTAGCGCTGAAGAAAGTGTTGATGGAAAATGAGAAGGAGGGGGTAAGCTTGGGAGCATGGCTGGGCTGTGTTTGGGAAGGCTCGGATTGGGGAGGTTCATAGGTGAAAGCTGTGGGCTTTGGGGTGGCAGGGATATGTTTTTGCTCTGTTCTTTAACAATATTTACCACTATAACATGCCAGACCTTCAGCCTGTAAGGGTGTGGACAGGATCACAACCCTGTggactttttcctctctcactAATGCTATGATAATGTTGGGTCTTGTGGTTGCCCTGCCAAAGTGTACGGCCTGTTATCACCTTCTCAGCTGCAAAGGCACGTGGTGGCAGTGTAGTGCAGTAGCTGTGTGGTGACCGGGCTGTGCAGGACAGCTGCTCGGAGGTGACGCTGCCCTCGTGTTCCTCCTCCTGTGTAAAACCCCATCTGCCCTGGCGCAGGGCTCCATGCTGGCTGTCCTTCGTGGAGGAACTGGGTAACTTGTGAAAGGCACATGCTCAGGGGTGTGCAGAGATGGGACGAAGTGAGGAGGGAGTAATAGCGTaaacagcacaggcagcagctgaggaggCCCCTCTGCAGCTTGAGCTGGGCTGTACCACGTCCTGTTACAAATGTGCAaggtgaggagaggagggaggggtgTCTGCATGCCGGCACCACCCAAATGCTTCTGTATCGTGGCAGAATCTCTCTCACCCATGGTGGCCTGATGAATTTTGGCAATCCCATTGTTGGTGTTCTGTTTTAAGGCTCTGATTGCCCTTCAGTGACTTGTCCTGGTACTGCTTGAGCAGGTCCCCTGCCAAGCTGCTGCAGTCACATCTGTCTTCTTCTCTAGGCAGAGGTGACCTGGTCTCCTGCGCTCCTAATCCCTGTTGtcttgtcttctttttcttctttacagttCCCCATCACAGCCTTGCGAGAGATCAAAATCCTCCAGTTGCTCAAACATGAGAACGTGGTGAACCTCATTGAAATCTGCAGGACCAAAGGTAGCTTGCAGGTGTCTCTTTTGCCCTGGctgtcagttttctttcttccctccttcacCACTAAGCCGGCTGGTATTTTGTGCTGGGAGTGGGGCCCTCTAGCTGAGCACGGGCCTCTGTTCCTGCCTGTGATGTGGGGTGATTATATACTCATCTTGGAAAAAAGTTTCTAAATGAGTTaggatgctgctgcagcctggctgggaaAAGTTGTTGTCAGCCCTGCTAGGATATGCTTGTGCCATGACAGTGAATCCTGCCCGTCTTGGAAAACTGTCTGAGGGGCTTTAAATAAACCAGTGCCAGACAGACTTTGAAGCAGAGGGTTCCCAGCCTGGAGCTGACCTTGTGGTTGCACACATCCGGTTCCCTGTCAGGAGCTGGAGCCATCCCTCTCAGTTTGCTTATGCTGGTTTGTGGCAGCTCCGAGCTGATGACACAGCTCTGGCTGAAGATTCACTTGGTGTCTCTTTCTGTGGGTGACAGTAATTGCTCGTGCTGTGAGGGCTGTGACTCCACACGGGGCGGTTCCTATGAACGAAGTTCAGGGTGAGCTGTGCTTCCACCTCTCACAGCGTGCCTCTGCTGTGTGACTGGCATGCTCAGCGCACCTGGCCTGGCTCTGCTTCTGGCATAAATACTTGCTTGTTTTTATATATCATTCTCTTATATGGATTTGTACTGGaaaaacagttctgaaaatgagaGCTGATGTTAAAGCCTGCCATCCTCTAGTCATTTgtttcagttaaataaaaatgaaagtggcATGTACCTAGTgatggtgtttttaaaaaagtccaGTCACTGAACTGGTAGAAATCCCAGGCCTAGGACTGGGAGCTTGAAGTTACTCCAGTATTCCACTGTGTATAGATTATTGTCTGTACACGTACAAGTAGAAACATTGACAacaagttaatttttaattcattgtGTGATTAAAGAAGTTGTGATGATTGCGTGTCTGGCATACCtaaggtaaatatttttgtagacATGTCAACTGTTTGGCTTTTGTTTGAATTCCAGTTTTCATCTGAAATCCACCTTTACCTCAGTTACCAGTAAAGTAGAAACATTGCATTTACTGTTCTCAAACTtgaagcttttctctttttacattGGATAGGTGCCGTAAAGGCCATATCCATGTAAGGAACTGCAAACCTAGTCTAGCTGGCAGAGGAGAGTGGTGTGTTTCCGTAGGGGCTGAGCTTAGCTGTCATTTTCTGGTTGGAGTTGCTGATCAGCAGGTTTTGCTGATTACCGCTGATGAGAATCagcctttctttttaacaatGTTTTGCATGTGTGCTCTAGGAACATGTTTGAAATCAGTTGCTTCATttgaggttttctgttgttgacTTCAAATCGCAATTGGAGTTGGAGTTTTAAATCACTTTGAAACAGATCAGTCCATTTTCATAGATGCTGTTTGAGGTTGCAGAAAACCTAATTTTCTAATGTTATATAAGACagattttctctgtttctgcatttttcctgGGGCTGTCTTTGCAGGTGCCGTCTCTATCACTGATTGCATCAGTGATAGTGCTCGGCTGGCAGCTAGCAGTATGTGCACCTACCGGCTACAACTTGCAGGGAGAAAACCCCACAGGCGGTACATGCACAGAACAACATAAGATGAAGCTTTCAAAGATTTTCATGCCCTTTCCTTGCCTGTCCAACGATATTCACTAATCTGAGCCTCATCCCCTGTTCTTCCATTGCTAGTTGTGCTGTGTTAGCACCTCTTTATGAAGGATCTTGTGATCTGCAGGCTGTCTCTGCTTCTCTGTGTTGCTGTGCCCTGAGGTTTTGTCTGGTGAGCGTTGTATGTGCAGCAGAgtggctggagggcaggaggagctgtgACAGGGCTAAGGGTCCCTCGCTGACAGTCCCTCCTTGCCTCTCCTGTAGCCTCTCCATACAACCGCTGCAAGGGCAGTATCTACCTTGTGTTTGACTTCTGCGAGCATGACCTGGCTGGCCTTCTCAGCAATGCCCACGTCAAGTTCACGCTCTCAGAGATCAAGAAAGTTATGCAGATGCTATTGAATGGACTTTACTACATCCACAGGAACAAGGTAATGGGCCAGatctgtgctgtgctctgagGTCACCCTGCTCTCTGTGGCCTTGCAAGGAGCAGGTGTCTTGGCACAGGCTGGAGGGAAGTCCTTCCTTGTCTTCCACCTCCAGAGTCTGAATGCCCTGCTGGCACCCGGCTCACCACGGAGGATATCTTAATAGTTTAACCTTTTGATGTCTATCCTCGTACAGATCTTGCATCGAGACATGAAAGCTGCGAATGTCCTGATCACACGGGATGGAGTCCTGAAGCTTGCGGACTTTGGGCTGGCTCGAGCTTTCAGCCTGGCTAAGAACAGCCAGCCAAACCGCTACACCAACCGGGTGGTGACTCTGTGGTATCGGCCACCAGAGCTGCTCCTAGGTAGGAGGTGATGGGCTCTGCTGGCTTCTCTGCCCTTCTTGTTCCCTTGGGTGACTAACGTGACATCTCTGTTTAGGGGAGCGGGACTACGGTCCGCCCATTGACCTCTGGGGCGGAGGCTGCATCATGGCAGAGATGTGGACCCGTAGTCCCATCATGCAGGGGAACACAGAGCAGCACCAGCTCACCCTCATCAGCCAGCTCTGCGGATCCATCACTCCGGAGGTGAGGGCAAGAGCGTGGGCAAGCTGCAGAAGGCTGGaggagagctgcagagcaggtgGTGTGGGCAGGGTCTGGGACCAGGCACTCCTGGGCCTCTTCCCTGTcctgtgtgctggctgctgcaccTTCCTGGCACTGGAGTGTGTCcgctgctggcagggaggtTGGGGAGACTCCTGTAAATGCTGTTTGCCTCCTGGGAGCCAAGTGCTCAGTGGGACACTGCGCTTTCCTTGCTGCTCTGTGTAAACTACAGCTGTCATGTTCCTTGTGCTCAGCCTCCTAAGGAGAAGAGGGTGAACTTGGCCTCCCAGATCTCCTTTGGGAGGGGCAAGTCGTGTCCTTGTTTTTGAGCACAGAGAGGATGCTGTCTGCGACGAGTGTGAAAGAACAGAACATTACGTGTAGGAATATTTTCTAGCCTGTGTTTGGGGGTTGTCTCTCAGATGAACACCCTCTGGATTTCTTCttaaagatgattttttttgttctgttgtgcAAAGCACTTGTGCTCGTCACCTTGAAAAGCCTCTTTAATTCTGACTTGTGATTTGTGGCATCAGCTGGGCCCTGGTGTGAGCACTCAGACCTTTCCCAGCTCCTTATTTAGCAGGAGCTTGTCCTGCCCTCTCATGGGGGGTCAAGCTGAGGGATCTCAGCCAGGGCTGTAATCTAGGGAGTGCCATAGGCAGGCAgttgtgcaggcagctgcagaggccTGATGCCTCTGTTACATACATTATGTACATATACTGAAGGTGCTTTGTTCTGTACATAAATACCTGCTGTGGTCTCCCAGATCAGGGCTGAGGTAAGTGCTGGTGATCGCAGCTTTGCTTTCTAAGGATAAAGCGTACCACATACGTCCAAGTTGTTAGGTAGCAATAAGTTTTGTCATTTTACCTTTCTGGATGTAGCTGGCCTGAGCTGTGCTCTCCAGTAGTTCTTTCATGGGAGAACCAGAAATCTTGGAGCATCCTGCATGCCGTTCCCACACCAGGAGGACTCTGTCCTGACTTGTCCACGTGTCTGCAGGCTTTAATTCACTCTTTAGTGCCTCCTTCATGTTGTGGAAACAAGGTCTGCTGGCTTGGAGGTTATAAAATAGTATTGTTCTCTCAGCCGACCTCGCCCTGGTTTCCCTGAGGGTGTTACCATCAAAAATGGCTTATCCTCTCCTCTCTGTAACTATTTCTTTCCAaccttcccttcctgccccttcccaggTTTGGCCAAATGTGGATAAATACGAGCTGTACCAGAAGCTGGATCTCCCCAAGGGCCAGAAGCGCAAGGTGAAGGATCGCCTGAAAGCCTACGTTAAAGACCCCTATGCACTCGACCTCATCGACAAGCTGCTGGTGCTGGATCCTGCCCAGCGGATCGACAGTGATGACGCGTTGAACCATGACTTCTTCTGGTCAGATCCCATGCCCTCGGACCTCAAAAACATGCTGTCCACCCACAACCAGTCCATGTTCGAGTACCTGGCCCCACCACGCAGGAGGGGTGGGCACATGCCCCAGCAGCCAGCTAACCAAGGCAGGAACCCAGCCGCCACCAACCAGACTGAATTCGACAGGGTGTTTTGAGCAGGGGCTTCCCCAGCGGGGTCCCAGCTGGACTGCTCCACTGGTTGCATTGAGCAGGGATGTCCCGGTGAGGTCTTTCCATCTGGGAAAGGATTTGCTTCAAGGTGAAGTGCCTGCTGGCTTTAACCGAGCTCTGCCATCTCCTTTCTTCATGCAGCAGCTCACCCACCGCGGAGCTGCATGACTGGGGAGGTGACACCTGTGAGCCCAGGGTTGTTTCTCTGCGGCTTTGGCACAAAGCCTGTGTTCCCCTGCAGCAGTCTGTATTAGTTACATTAATCTTGTGGATCAATTGTTATGGACCTGGCGATGGCGAAAGTGGCTCTGTCAGTGCTGGGGCTCTTGGCAAACAGTGCTGTCACCACCAGGACTGGGAGTAGCTGCCCTGGTCCAAACTGGGCCCTGCTGGGAGATGCCTCATCTCTCTTGGGTGGTCATAGCTCCTGCACAGCCTATCCTTTGAACACTGAAGCATTGATGTAGGACGAGGCAGGTGCTTCTGAGTAATGTGGAGGTGTCCTGGGGAAGGCAGAGTCACTCAAGACAGCATGACTAACTCGCACTGGAGTTTGGGCTCTAGCCTAGAAAGGGGCTTACTAAGCGAGCTAGAGGGgtggctggcagagctggttGCTCCATACAGCCAGGATTTACAGTGGGAATCACTGGTCTCTGTAACAGCACGCAGCATCCTTGCTTTCTTTACTGCAAACTGCAATTAGGAGTCTTGTCGGACACGCTCAGCCTGCTGCGTGCTTTCCTTGTCGTGCTAGCTGCGGCAGGAGTttggatggggaagggaattgcaagtgctgggctcagccttggGTGAGACCTGCCATCCCACTGTCTGCAGGGGTTTCACGATGGCATGGCAGTGCTGGGAatgctgtgctgggagcagggtgaCTCTTTAAACACTTGCACGTCCACTCCTCTGTCTTGGAGCTCTTTGCACGAGTCTAGAGCAAGACCGCTGCCTTCCCCAGATGCACCGAACAGCCCAAGCGAGTGCTCCTTCACAGCCTACTGCAGCGGAGCCGCTTGCTGAACACTTTGTCTTCCATGGCTGTAGCTGCAGCTGGCCATCTTGTCGGTGAGCCCCATGGATCCCAAGACCTTCAAACAAATAATGTGTACAAAATGCAGTGGGTGATAACCTTTGGCATTTGATAGGTTGTCTGTTAACTAGGTTAATGGCAAAAGCCACGTCGGTAGCATAAGGTCTCAGGGGAGGAAGCGGTGGCGAGTGGGGCCGTTCTCAGGACAAAAAGTGAGGATGAAAGAGGACGTGTACAAGGTAAATCTCTCTTGGTGCAGGGCTCTGAAACAGTGCCTGGTTAGTGGGGGGACTtggtttctttggaaaaaattaagttGATAGCAAGCAATAAGCCAGATGACCTCTGCCGGTTGTGAATAAACATGATCCTGTCCCAAACATCTGGTTTTAACCTTGTGTCACTCTTTTGCTTAAATGGAGAAAGCAGCCAGAGAGCTGTGAAATGGTGCCTCTGTGATCTGTGAGAATGGGTGCCCAGGTTTGGGTTCTGACAGCGTAAGTCCGCTTGCTGCTGCTCCCgtcctgggggtccctggcTCTGTCTGCCCTGGGGCTGTTAACGGAGGGAGGAAGGCTCCCTGCGGTTAAGTGCTGTGGTGGATTAATGCAGCAGCACgggtggcaggagcagaggagggaaCTGGGCGTACTGGGTGAGCGTGGTTCTGTggcacctgcctggctgggagctggagaggcCTGGGGGGGCCCTgtgccccagagcagccccttgtgcccctACCTTGGGCTGTGTGAAGCAggtgggggccggggctgcACCGCTGGGCTCTGGCTCCACCGGGCTGGCGTGCTGAGAAACCCCAAGCCGGGATGGGCTCGGTGCTGCGCCCAACCCCTCCGCCTGGCCGagggcggcggccgggggctCCCCCAGTGCCTCTCCCGGGGGTGGCTCCGCGGGAGGAGGAAGGGTCCCCGCCCAGCCGCCCTCCTCCTCACCCTCAGTGCCCCTGGCAAAGATGGCGTGTGTATGTCCCCCCCCCGACGTGGCGGCGTGCTGCCCGTTGCAAAgatggcggcggggcggggcggtcCCGTccagggcggcggggcggggctccCGGCGGCAGGcgcgcggggctgcggggcgagGCGGGATGGTGTGGCGGGGGCTGCGCGCGCTGCGCGGGGCGCTACGGGCTCCCGCCTCCGGGCGCCAGTTCAGCACGCGGCCGGCGCGCGCCCCCGCCATGGACTACCAGGTACCGAACGCGCTGCGGCGGGGCCTGGGGCCGTGCGGGAGGGTCCGGGCTGCGCGCCGGGGCCCGGGGCATCCTACCGAGCCGGGAggcggagggcggcggcggccggtgGGTCCTGGGTCCCCCGCACCGGGGGTCCCTTCCCAAACCGCCGGCCTGCGGGCGCTGGGATgggcgggggggcacggggCCGGGAGAGCGGGgcaccgagccccccccccaccccgccccgcctgCTGGgcaccgagcccccccccccccaccccgcctgcTGGGCCGCCCCTTTCCCGGTGGCCGCGGGCCGCTCCTCACCACGTCGCCGTTCTTTTCGCTGGGGACAGCCGGTGCCTGACCGTCAGCCCGCAAAACTCCGACCCCCGtggcagcaccccagggtgACCACGGTCCGCAGC
The Phalacrocorax carbo chromosome 18, bPhaCar2.1, whole genome shotgun sequence DNA segment above includes these coding regions:
- the CDK9 gene encoding cyclin-dependent kinase 9; translated protein: MAKQYDMVECPFCDEVSKYEKLAKIGQGTFGEVFKAKHRQTGKKVALKKVLMENEKEGFPITALREIKILQLLKHENVVNLIEICRTKASPYNRCKGSIYLVFDFCEHDLAGLLSNAHVKFTLSEIKKVMQMLLNGLYYIHRNKILHRDMKAANVLITRDGVLKLADFGLARAFSLAKNSQPNRYTNRVVTLWYRPPELLLGERDYGPPIDLWGGGCIMAEMWTRSPIMQGNTEQHQLTLISQLCGSITPEVWPNVDKYELYQKLDLPKGQKRKVKDRLKAYVKDPYALDLIDKLLVLDPAQRIDSDDALNHDFFWSDPMPSDLKNMLSTHNQSMFEYLAPPRRRGGHMPQQPANQGRNPAATNQTEFDRVF